From the genome of Halomonas sp. I5-271120, one region includes:
- a CDS encoding aminotransferase class I/II-fold pyridoxal phosphate-dependent enzyme, protein MSDTIGTDTPYTALGFYHKISQLRADTWNALKRDLGKLIHLKDDAQSRNLVKAVDIKLTRLEIIEDYHAFPSKEDFRHLWHLFNRQEYSLLEKVVKRLVRAMISESYRRRQVDLSETDADAEDLETLDALAQLRRGHPTSNSSSQPYFEVLIVDAMSLQEEEVVREAFHNLRRPEDKFVYDVVTVRSFEDALIAILVNPNIQACLIRYEFPYKSKYNLSALRNYLEGISEVELETKSEAERSILLSSMIREIRPEIDQFLVTSGDVEVTASRDIRHFNRIFYRETDYIEQHHTILRAIDNRFRTPFFDALREYSRKPTGVFHAMPISRGKSITRSHWAGQMIDFYGINIFLAETSATSGGLDSLLQPYGPIKKAQEYAARAFGSRQSFFVTNGTSTANKIVVQALVKPRDIVLVDRDCHKSHHYGMVLSGAHVAYLDSYPLNDYSMYGAVPLREIKKTLLEYKRSGQLDKVKMLLLTNCTFDGVVYNVRRVMEECLAIKPDLVFLWDEAWFAFATFNPTYRPRTAMHAARHLRDRYRSEEYAAEYAAWKEEFDQLDPDDDATWLDRPLMPDPETVRVRTYATHSTHKTLTSLRQGSMIHVYDQDYRQKVEAPFHEAYMTHTSTSPNYQILASLDVGRMQAEMEGFELVHSQVEAALSLREQLYTNPLLKKYFEVLKNSDLVPAEFRQSGVETYYDPNAGWNKMEEAWAQDEFVVDPTRITLSIGKTGIDGDAFKNDYLMNQYGIQINKTSRNTVLFMTNIGTTRGAIAYLLDVLIKLAKSFDRRWEESSRPERKIIEHQVKSLIHDLPPLPDFSRFHDAFRPHVEAGTPDGDIRRAYFLSYDEENTEYLRFDNGELQRAMTAGRDVVSASFVIPYPPGFPVLVPGQVISEEILYFLQALDVTEIHGYRPELGLIVFTEEALLATSEGAD, encoded by the coding sequence ATGAGCGATACGATTGGAACAGACACGCCGTATACGGCCCTGGGGTTCTACCACAAGATCTCCCAGCTTCGTGCCGATACCTGGAATGCTCTCAAGCGGGATCTTGGCAAGCTGATCCACCTCAAGGACGACGCCCAGTCCCGAAATCTGGTCAAGGCCGTCGACATCAAGCTGACCCGCCTGGAGATCATCGAGGACTACCACGCTTTCCCCTCCAAGGAAGATTTTCGCCACCTTTGGCACCTGTTCAACCGCCAGGAATATTCGCTGCTTGAGAAGGTGGTCAAGCGCCTGGTGCGGGCGATGATCAGCGAGTCCTACCGTCGTCGCCAGGTCGATCTCAGCGAGACCGACGCCGATGCGGAAGACCTCGAGACCCTGGATGCCCTGGCGCAGCTGCGTCGCGGTCACCCGACCTCCAACAGCTCCTCGCAGCCCTACTTCGAGGTGTTGATCGTCGATGCCATGTCACTGCAGGAAGAGGAAGTGGTGCGCGAGGCGTTCCATAACCTGCGGCGCCCCGAAGACAAGTTCGTCTACGATGTGGTGACGGTGCGCAGCTTCGAGGATGCGTTGATCGCGATCCTAGTCAACCCGAACATTCAGGCCTGCCTGATTCGCTACGAATTCCCCTACAAGTCGAAGTACAATCTGAGCGCGCTGCGCAACTATCTCGAAGGTATCTCCGAAGTCGAACTCGAGACCAAGTCCGAGGCCGAACGCAGCATTCTGCTGAGCTCAATGATTCGCGAGATTCGCCCGGAGATCGATCAGTTCCTGGTCACCAGTGGCGATGTGGAAGTCACCGCCAGCCGAGATATCCGTCACTTCAACCGGATTTTCTACCGCGAAACGGACTATATCGAGCAGCACCACACCATCCTGCGTGCCATCGACAACCGCTTCCGCACGCCGTTCTTCGATGCGCTGCGGGAGTATAGCCGCAAGCCCACCGGGGTCTTCCATGCCATGCCGATCTCCCGGGGCAAATCGATCACCCGCTCCCACTGGGCGGGGCAGATGATCGACTTCTACGGCATCAATATCTTCCTGGCGGAGACCTCGGCGACGTCCGGCGGGCTGGATTCCCTGTTGCAGCCCTATGGGCCGATCAAGAAGGCCCAGGAGTACGCGGCCCGCGCCTTTGGTTCGCGGCAGAGCTTCTTCGTCACCAACGGCACCTCGACGGCCAACAAGATCGTCGTGCAGGCGCTGGTCAAGCCGCGCGACATCGTGCTGGTCGATCGCGACTGCCACAAGTCGCACCACTACGGCATGGTGCTGAGCGGCGCTCACGTGGCCTATTTGGATTCCTATCCGCTCAACGATTATTCGATGTACGGCGCCGTGCCGCTGCGCGAGATCAAGAAGACCCTGCTGGAATACAAGCGTTCGGGGCAGCTCGACAAGGTCAAGATGCTGCTGCTGACCAACTGTACCTTCGACGGCGTGGTCTACAACGTGCGTCGGGTCATGGAAGAGTGTCTGGCCATCAAGCCTGACCTGGTCTTTCTGTGGGACGAGGCCTGGTTTGCCTTTGCCACCTTCAACCCGACCTATCGCCCGCGCACCGCGATGCATGCCGCGCGCCATCTGCGCGACCGCTATCGCAGCGAGGAGTATGCCGCGGAATATGCCGCCTGGAAGGAAGAGTTTGATCAGCTGGATCCAGATGACGATGCCACTTGGCTCGATCGGCCGCTGATGCCGGACCCCGAGACCGTGCGGGTGCGTACCTATGCCACCCACTCGACCCACAAGACCCTGACCTCGCTGCGCCAGGGGTCGATGATTCACGTCTACGATCAGGACTACCGCCAGAAGGTCGAGGCGCCGTTCCACGAAGCCTACATGACCCACACCTCGACCTCGCCCAACTACCAGATTCTGGCCTCGTTGGACGTGGGACGCATGCAGGCTGAGATGGAAGGTTTTGAGCTGGTGCACTCCCAGGTCGAGGCGGCGCTATCGTTGCGCGAGCAGCTCTATACCAACCCGTTGTTGAAAAAGTATTTCGAGGTGCTCAAGAACAGTGATCTGGTGCCTGCCGAGTTCCGCCAGTCAGGGGTCGAGACCTACTACGACCCCAATGCGGGCTGGAACAAGATGGAAGAGGCCTGGGCCCAGGATGAGTTCGTGGTTGACCCGACGCGCATCACCCTGTCGATCGGCAAGACGGGTATCGACGGCGATGCCTTCAAGAACGACTACCTGATGAACCAGTACGGTATTCAGATCAACAAGACGTCTCGCAACACCGTACTGTTCATGACCAACATTGGCACTACTCGCGGGGCAATCGCCTACCTGCTGGACGTACTGATCAAGCTGGCCAAATCCTTCGATCGACGCTGGGAGGAAAGCAGTCGTCCGGAACGCAAGATCATTGAGCATCAGGTCAAATCGCTGATCCATGATCTGCCGCCGCTGCCGGACTTTAGCCGCTTCCATGATGCTTTCCGGCCCCATGTGGAAGCAGGCACACCCGATGGCGATATTCGCCGCGCCTACTTCCTCAGCTACGACGAGGAAAATACCGAGTACTTGCGCTTCGACAATGGCGAGCTGCAGCGAGCCATGACGGCTGGACGAGATGTCGTCTCGGCGAGCTTCGTGATCCCCTATCCGCCGGGCTTCCCGGTCTTGGTGCCGGGCCAGGTGATCAGCGAGGAGATTCTCTACTTCCTGCAGGCTCTGGATGTCACGGAGATCCATGGCTATCGCCCGGAGCTCGGTTTGATCGTTTTCACCGAAGAGGCGCTGCTGGCGACTTCCGAAGGCGCTGATTGA
- a CDS encoding C45 family peptidase: MKDTAMGRAGRQWGADAVKQLAFRTVHEPQAGVKWQSLFDLHWPAYERWFLSEGERERPGYLAGFNAMRRHMPELLPTYERLCELAGGGDLSSRMLSLYRPPAYITGCSQAVLANGNSNLLVRNYDYPPELCEGTILSSCWNGRQVIAMTDCLWGVLDGMNDSGLAVSLAFGGRTVVGDGFGAPMILRYILEFCDTTPEAAEVLARVPTHMAYNITVDDAQGRYITAMIAPDRKATIKRVPVATNHQKKIEWYAHALASETLIRERQLSILVDDDATTEERLVSAFFAPPLYRTDHRRGLGTVYTSVYRPLQGRVQFHWPSHDLDLSFTHFPETNFIIHYGPRHHGAG; encoded by the coding sequence ATGAAGGATACCGCTATGGGACGGGCCGGCCGCCAGTGGGGCGCTGACGCGGTCAAGCAGCTGGCCTTTCGCACCGTCCATGAGCCGCAGGCTGGCGTGAAGTGGCAATCGCTGTTTGACCTCCACTGGCCGGCTTATGAGCGCTGGTTCTTGTCGGAAGGCGAACGGGAGCGGCCAGGGTATCTGGCCGGCTTCAATGCCATGCGACGCCACATGCCCGAGCTGCTGCCGACCTACGAGCGTTTGTGTGAGCTCGCTGGCGGCGGTGATCTCTCCTCGCGCATGCTAAGTCTCTATCGCCCGCCAGCCTATATCACCGGTTGTTCACAGGCCGTGCTGGCCAACGGCAACAGCAATCTGCTGGTGCGCAACTACGATTACCCGCCCGAGCTGTGCGAGGGCACCATCCTGTCCTCGTGCTGGAACGGGCGGCAGGTGATCGCCATGACCGACTGTCTGTGGGGTGTGCTTGACGGCATGAACGACAGCGGCCTGGCGGTGTCGCTGGCCTTCGGGGGGCGGACCGTGGTTGGCGACGGCTTCGGTGCGCCGATGATCCTGCGCTATATCCTCGAGTTCTGTGATACCACCCCCGAGGCGGCCGAGGTGTTGGCGCGGGTGCCGACGCACATGGCCTACAACATCACCGTCGATGATGCCCAAGGGCGTTACATCACGGCGATGATTGCGCCGGATCGCAAGGCCACCATCAAGCGCGTGCCGGTGGCGACCAACCATCAAAAGAAGATCGAGTGGTATGCCCACGCGTTGGCGTCGGAAACGCTGATCCGCGAGCGACAGCTCTCGATCCTGGTCGATGACGACGCCACTACCGAAGAGCGTCTGGTCTCTGCGTTCTTCGCACCGCCGCTTTACCGCACCGACCACCGTCGCGGATTGGGCACCGTTTACACCTCGGTGTACCGGCCTCTACAGGGGCGCGTGCAGTTTCATTGGCCGTCGCACGACCTAGACCTGAGCTTCACGCATTTTCCCGAGACCAATTTCATCATTCACTACGGGCCCCGGCACCACGGTGCCGGCTAG
- a CDS encoding biotin carboxylase, whose protein sequence is MTTTLTSISDVRRFFHNNKEPVYFISATNFNLLGIGDWVGNFRHINYINCFDDKQKNVFVPKEKFPRDFESIEDINNYLLEHKEVIDYIRSRGEQGVAAFLMFDEHTEEICEQLGLRVAFPPAKLRSRMDNKIETVRIGNKVGVPSVPNVLAKVDSYQHLMEVSKELGTNDLVIQSAYGDSGHTTFFVSNEDEYYRHAEEIEAEEEVKIMKRINCRGSAIEACATRCGTVVGPLMTELVGFKTLTPYKGGWCGNEMFAGAFTQEVRDKAQEYTNKFGEALREEGYRGYFELDFLIDMDTNDVYLGELNPRVTGASSLTNVAAFAHSDVPLFLFHLLEFSSQDFDIDIQAVNDRWAHPDSIDSWSQLVIKHTDETVDLLTQAPQSGVWRMAVDGSIAFDHYDSHPHAAESEQEAFFMRISGVGDFRYEGADLGILITRGRLMDDDFQLTERAKAWIDAIRGQYAGQSVQDPVVEQVAVNHAVGGGNFKIL, encoded by the coding sequence ATGACAACAACACTAACCAGCATCTCCGATGTGCGCCGTTTCTTTCATAACAACAAGGAGCCGGTCTACTTCATTTCGGCGACCAACTTCAACCTGCTGGGGATCGGCGACTGGGTGGGTAATTTCCGCCACATCAATTACATCAACTGCTTCGATGACAAGCAGAAGAACGTTTTCGTGCCCAAGGAGAAGTTCCCGCGCGACTTCGAGAGCATCGAGGACATCAACAACTATCTGCTCGAGCATAAGGAAGTCATCGACTATATCCGTTCTCGTGGCGAGCAGGGGGTGGCTGCCTTCCTGATGTTCGACGAGCACACCGAGGAAATCTGCGAACAGCTGGGGCTGCGGGTGGCCTTCCCGCCGGCCAAGCTGCGTTCGCGGATGGACAACAAGATCGAAACGGTGCGTATCGGCAACAAGGTTGGCGTACCCAGCGTGCCCAACGTGCTGGCCAAGGTCGACAGCTATCAGCACCTGATGGAAGTCAGCAAGGAGCTGGGCACCAACGATCTGGTCATCCAGTCGGCCTATGGCGACTCCGGCCATACGACCTTCTTCGTTTCCAATGAAGACGAGTACTACCGCCACGCCGAAGAGATCGAGGCCGAGGAAGAGGTCAAGATCATGAAGCGCATCAACTGCCGCGGCTCGGCCATCGAAGCCTGTGCGACGCGCTGTGGCACCGTGGTGGGCCCACTGATGACCGAACTGGTCGGCTTCAAGACGCTGACACCCTACAAGGGCGGCTGGTGCGGCAACGAGATGTTCGCCGGTGCCTTCACCCAGGAAGTGCGTGACAAGGCCCAGGAATACACCAACAAGTTTGGCGAGGCGCTGCGCGAGGAAGGCTATCGTGGCTACTTCGAACTCGACTTCCTGATCGACATGGACACCAACGATGTCTATCTGGGCGAACTCAATCCGCGGGTTACCGGTGCCAGCTCGTTGACCAACGTGGCTGCCTTCGCCCATTCGGATGTGCCGCTGTTCCTGTTCCACCTGCTTGAGTTCTCGAGCCAGGATTTCGATATCGACATCCAGGCCGTCAACGATCGCTGGGCACACCCTGATAGCATCGATAGCTGGAGCCAACTTGTGATCAAGCACACCGATGAAACGGTGGATCTGCTGACACAGGCGCCGCAGTCCGGCGTCTGGCGCATGGCGGTGGACGGTAGCATCGCATTCGATCACTACGATTCCCACCCACATGCCGCCGAGAGCGAGCAAGAGGCCTTCTTCATGCGCATCAGTGGCGTTGGCGACTTCCGCTATGAGGGCGCGGACCTCGGCATCCTGATCACCCGTGGACGACTGATGGATGATGACTTCCAGCTCACCGAGCGCGCCAAGGCCTGGATCGATGCCATTCGTGGGCAGTATGCCGGTCAGTCGGTGCAGGATCCGGTGGTGGAGCAGGTGGCCGTGAATCATGCGGTGGGCGGCGGCAACTTCAAGATTCTTTGA
- a CDS encoding carbon-nitrogen hydrolase family protein, translated as MSYFTIAGVQLQAPHHGDNTDAMRARIEMLVARFPHVQMVVFSELMAHGASPLNAQPMPSGTEAMFCELAEKHRLWLIPGSMFEQVGELVYNTLSVINPQGQVVNRFRKMFPFRPYEAGVESGTEFVVFDVPNIGRFGVSICYDMWFPETTRTLAAMGAEVILHPTMTDTIDRDIELSIARTNAAVNQCYFFDINGAGALGNGRSIVVGPSGDVIHQAGIGEEVMPIEIDMTRVRREREAGLRGLGQPLKSFRDRQVDFSLYRSETRSTPFLDTLGPLAKPARQDIEPY; from the coding sequence ATGTCTTATTTTACGATTGCAGGGGTTCAGCTCCAGGCACCCCACCACGGTGACAACACCGATGCTATGCGCGCTCGCATCGAAATGCTGGTGGCGCGCTTCCCCCATGTTCAGATGGTGGTGTTCAGCGAGCTGATGGCTCATGGCGCTTCCCCACTGAACGCGCAGCCCATGCCCAGCGGTACCGAGGCCATGTTCTGTGAGCTGGCCGAGAAGCATCGCCTGTGGCTGATTCCAGGCTCGATGTTCGAACAGGTCGGTGAGCTGGTCTATAACACCCTGAGCGTGATCAATCCCCAGGGGCAGGTGGTCAATCGTTTCCGCAAGATGTTCCCCTTCCGTCCCTACGAGGCAGGTGTTGAAAGCGGTACCGAGTTTGTGGTGTTCGACGTGCCTAACATCGGTCGCTTCGGCGTCTCGATTTGCTACGACATGTGGTTCCCGGAAACCACGCGTACCCTGGCAGCCATGGGCGCAGAGGTGATCCTGCACCCGACCATGACCGACACCATCGATCGTGATATCGAACTGTCCATCGCGCGCACCAATGCGGCGGTCAACCAGTGCTATTTCTTCGACATCAACGGTGCTGGTGCGCTGGGTAACGGCCGCTCGATTGTGGTCGGGCCGTCGGGGGATGTCATTCACCAGGCGGGCATCGGCGAAGAGGTCATGCCGATCGAGATCGATATGACACGGGTGCGTCGCGAGCGTGAGGCGGGGCTGCGGGGACTGGGTCAGCCACTCAAGAGCTTCCGTGACCGTCAGGTGGACTTTTCGCTGTACCGGAGCGAGACCCGTTCCACTCCCTTCCTCGACACTTTGGGCCCGCTTGCGAAGCCAGCGCGTCAGGATATCGAACCATACTGA
- a CDS encoding Lrp/AsnC family transcriptional regulator: MKLDRYDLKILEILAEDGRITKSRLAEAINLSVSPCWERVRRLEKAGIIEGYGARLNARMAVRRTPVWVQIELKSHHAGDFQRFEAEVMATPEVTECVAVGGGVDYLIKVEAETIDAYQRLIDGWLMSEIGIQRYFTYIVTKTVKHTAPPIELASD, translated from the coding sequence ATGAAGCTCGATCGTTATGATCTGAAGATCCTCGAGATCCTGGCCGAGGACGGCCGCATTACCAAATCGCGACTGGCCGAGGCGATCAATCTTTCGGTCAGCCCCTGTTGGGAGCGGGTGCGGCGACTGGAGAAGGCCGGCATCATCGAAGGGTACGGCGCGCGCCTCAATGCCCGGATGGCGGTGCGCCGGACGCCGGTCTGGGTGCAGATCGAGCTCAAGTCGCATCATGCGGGCGATTTCCAGCGCTTCGAGGCAGAGGTCATGGCTACCCCCGAGGTCACCGAGTGCGTGGCCGTGGGGGGTGGTGTCGATTATCTGATCAAGGTCGAAGCAGAGACCATCGATGCCTATCAGCGGCTGATCGACGGCTGGCTGATGTCGGAGATCGGTATTCAGCGCTATTTCACCTATATCGTCACCAAGACCGTCAAGCATACGGCCCCACCGATTGAGCTTGCGTCTGATTAA